From Bos indicus isolate NIAB-ARS_2022 breed Sahiwal x Tharparkar chromosome 4, NIAB-ARS_B.indTharparkar_mat_pri_1.0, whole genome shotgun sequence, the proteins below share one genomic window:
- the LOC109558151 gene encoding olfactory receptor 2A12-like, whose translation MKGNQSWIAEFILLGFQLSEDMELLLFVIFILLYTFNLLANGMILGLISLEPRLHTPMYYFLSHLAVTDVAYASSHLPNMLENLVKHKKTISYFSCTMQMVSYLAFASVECLTLVVMSYDRFVAICHPLQYTVIMNWRVCTFLAIACWVCGFSLAIVQVSLFLRLPFCGPQKVNHFFCEISSVLKVTCGDIWINEMFLFADGVFILVGPLSLMLVSYVRILWAILKNQSKEGRKKAFSTCSSHLCVVGFYFSIAMMVYLAPDSSHQEEQKKILFLFYTFFNPLLNPLVYSVRNAQVKAAFHKVLQKNRSV comes from the coding sequence ATGAAAGGCAACCAATCATGGATCGCAGAATTCATCCTGCTGGGCTTCCAGCTCAGTGAAGACATGGAATTGCTCCTCTTCGTTATCTTCATCCTGCTATATACCTTCAACCTGCTGGCAAATGGGATGATCTTGGGACTCATCTCGCTTGAACCCAgactgcacacccccatgtactactTCCTGTCTCATCTGGCCGTCACTGACGTAGCCTATGCTTCCAGCCATTTGCCCAATATGTTGGAAAACTTAGTGAAACACAAGAAAACCATCTCCTATTTCTCATGCACCATGCAGATGGTTTCCTATTTGGCCTTTGCTTCTGTAGAGTGCTTGACTTTGGTGGTGATGTCCTATGACAGGTTTGTGGCGATCTGCCACCCCCTGCAGTACACGGTCATCATGAACTGGAGGGTGTGCACGTTCCTGGCCATCGCTTGCTGGGTATGTGGATTTTCCCTGGCCATAGTCCAAGTAAGTCTGTTTCTACGGCTGCCCTTCTGTGGGCCCCAGAAGGTGAACCACTTTTTCTGCGAAATTAGCTCTGTCCTCAAAGTGACGTGTGGTGACATCTGGATCAATGAAATGTTCCTCTTTGCTGATGGTGTGTTTATTTTAGTTGGGCCCCTTTCCCTGATGCTGGTCTCCTACGTGCGTATCCTCTGGGCAATCCTAAAGAACCAGTCAAAGGAGGGCCGCaagaaagccttctccacctgctcctcccacctctgtGTGGTTGGGTTCTACTTTAGCATAGCCATGATGGTGTACTTGGCCCCTGACAGTAGCCACCAAGAGGAACAGAAGAAAATCCTTTTCCTGTTTTACACCTTCTTCAACCCATTACTGAATCCCCTTGTCTACAGTGTACGGAATGCTCAAGTGAAGGCTGCCTTCCACAAAGTACTGCAGAAAAATAGATCAGTGTGA